Proteins from one Malania oleifera isolate guangnan ecotype guangnan chromosome 4, ASM2987363v1, whole genome shotgun sequence genomic window:
- the LOC131154375 gene encoding ABC transporter I family member 20 → MAERENSQPAVEINRLRFTYPGIDGHPPPGSTPLIDEFSLTLNSGDRCLLVGSNGAGKTTILKILGGKHMVEPQMVRVLGRSAFHDTGLTSSGDLCYLGGEWRREVAFAGFEVPIQMDISAEKMIFGVFGIDPQRRAELIKVLDIDLSWRMHKVSDGQRRRVQICMGLLKPFKVLLLDEITVDLDVLARSDLLRFLRKECEERGATIIYATHIFDGLEDWPSHIVYVAQGKLQLAMPMDKVKKISNLSLMRTVESWLRKERDEERKRRKERKASGLPEFDETIDGSRVIGDPARAAVRAMNNGWAAGRLHSTVAGEENFSFSSNRVLRQ, encoded by the exons ATGGCTGAGAGGGAGAATTCTCAGCCGGCAGTGGAGATCAATAGGCTCCGTTTCACCTACCCGGGAATCGACGGCCATCCTCCCCCTGGGTCCACCCCTTTGATCGACGAATTTTCTCTCACCCTCAACTCCGGCGATCGTTGCCTCCTCGTCGGGTCTAATGGCGCCG GGAAAACCACAATTTTGAAGATATTGGGAGGGAAGCACATGGTCGAACCTCAAATGGTTCGGGTACTTGGAAGATCGGCTTTTCATGACACCGGTTTGACGTCGTCTGGTGACCTCTGCTATCTCGGAGGAGAG TGGAGGCGTGAAGTTGCATTTGCTGGATTTGAGGTTCCAATACAAATGGACATTTCTGCTGAGAAAATGATATTTGGGGTATTTGGTATAGATCCTCAGAGGAGAGCTGAACTAATTAAG gtattagaTATTGATCTATCATGGAGAATGCACAAGGTGTCAGATGGTCAAAGAAGAAGAGTGCAGATATGTATGGGTCTTCTCAAGCCATTCAAG GTTCTTCTTCTTGACGAGATAACAGTTGACCTCGATGTGCTTGCTAGATCAGATCTTCTGAGGTTTCTTAGGAAGGAATGTGAAGAACGAGGGGCCACTATTATCTATGCAACACATATATTTGATGGccttgaggattggccttcacatATT GTTTATGTGGCTCAGGGAAAGTTGCAATTGGCAATGCCAATGGATAAAGTTAAGAAGATCAGTAATTTGTCACTTATG AGAACAGTAGAGAGTTGGCTGAGGAAAGAAAGAGATGAAGAAAGGAAacgaagaaaagaaagaaaggcaAGTGGTCTTCCAGAATTTGATGAAACCATTGATGGCAGCCGCGTGATTGGTGATCCGGCCCGTGCTGCTGTTCGTGCAATGAACAACGGGTGGGCGGCAGGAAGACTGCACTCCACTGTTGCAGGCGAAGAGAATTTTTCCTTCAGCTCAAACAGAGTTTTGCGGCAGTAG